The Huiozyma naganishii CBS 8797 chromosome 3, complete genome genome contains a region encoding:
- the CCT7 gene encoding chaperonin-containing T-complex subunit CCT7 (similar to Saccharomyces cerevisiae CCT7 (YJL111W); ancestral locus Anc_1.248) gives MNFGNRTPTIVVLKEGTDASQGRGQIISNINACIAIQETLKPTLGPLGSDILIVTSNQKTTISNDGATILKLLDVVHPAAKTLVDISRAQDAEVGDGTTSVTILAGELMKEAKPFLEEGISPHLIQKGYRTAVRLAVDKVNELAVNVSSGTQESTREMLERCAKTAMSSKLIYNNSVFFVKMVVDAVLSLDRNDLDDKLIGIKKVAGGSMEDSMFVDGVAFKKTFSYAGFEQQPKKFTNPKILSLNVELELKAEKDNAEVRVENVADYQAIVDAEWQIILNKLNQVEETGANIVLSKLPIGDLATQYFADRNIFCAGRVAAGDMDRVIKAVGGAIQSTTTDIKAEYLGSCDLFEEMQIGSERYNTFRGCPQTKTCTLLLRGGAEQVIAEVERSLHDAIMIVKRALQNKIVVAGGGAIEMEISKYLRDYSKTIAGKQQLIINAFAKALEVIPRQLCENAGFDAIEILNKLRLAHSKGEKWFGVDFETESIADNFAKFVWEPALVKINELTSATEATNLILSVDETITNKESAGPAAGMMPPQGGRGRGMPMQ, from the coding sequence ATGAATTTCGGGAATAGAACGCCTACGATTGTTGTGCTGAAGGAAGGTACCGACGCTTCTCAGGGGAGAGGCCAGATTATCTCCAATATCAATGCATGTATAGCCATCCAAGAGACTTTGAAACCAACTTTGGGTCCATTAGGTTCTGACATTTTGATTGTCACATCTAACCAGAAAACCACGATTTCAAACGATGGGGCCACCATTCTGAAGTTGCTAGACGTTGTCCATCCTGCCGCGAAGACACTCGTTGATATATCTAGAGCTCAAGATGCCGAGGTTGGTGACGGTACCACGAGTGTGACAATCCTGGCCGGTGAGCTGATGAAGGAGGCAAAACCGTTTTTAGAAGAGGGCATTTCGCCACATTTGATTCAAAAGGGTTACAGAACGGCTGTCAGATTGGCTGTGGATAAAGTGAACGAGCTGGCTGTCAATGTCTCCAGTGGGACGCAGGAGAGTACGAGGGAAATGTTGGAACGTTGTGCCAAGACTGCTATGAGCTCGAAGCTGATCTATAACAATTCTGTATTTTTCGTTAAAATGGTTGTTGATGCTGTCCTGTCCTTGGATAGAAATGATCTGGACGACAAGTTGATCGGTATTAAGAAAGTTGCTGGTGGTTCCATGGAGGATTCTATGTTTGTCGATGGTGTGGCATTCAAGAAGACGTTTTCATACGCTGGGTTTGAACAACAGCCCAAGAAGTTCACTAACCCCAAGATTCTGAGTTTGAACGTTGAACTGGAATTAAAGGCGGAAAAGGATAATGCCGAGGTTCGTGTAGAAAACGTGGCTGATTACCAGGCCATTGTTGATGCTGAATGGCAAATCATTTTAAACAAGTTGAACCAGGTCGAGGAAACGGGAGCCAACATTGTTCTTTCCAAACTACCGATCGGTGACCTTGCAACACAATATTTTGCCGACAGAAACATTTTCTGTGCAGGTAGAGTCGCAGCTGGGGATATGGACCGTGTTATTAAAGCCGTCGGTGGTGCCATACAGTCCACCACAACCGATATCAAAGCTGAATATCTAGGCTCTTGTGATCTGTTTGAAGAGATGCAGATCGGTTCCGAAAGGTATAACACGTTTAGGGGCTGTCCACAAACTAAGACATGCACGCTGTTGTTGAGAGGTGGTGCCGAACAAGTCATTGCGGAAGTCGAGAGATCTTTACATGATGCTATAATGATTGTTAAGAGAGCGCTACAGAACAAAATCGTCGTTGCCGGAGGTGGTGCCATCGAAATGGAGATCTCTAAATACCTAAGGGATTATTCCAAAACAATTGCCGGCAAGCAACAACTAATAATCAATGCCTTTGCTAAGGCTCTTGAGGTGATTCCAAGACAACTTTGTGAGAATGCTGGGTTCGATGCCATTGAAATATTAAACAAACTGAGACTTGCACACAGCAAGGGAGAAAAGTGGTTCGGTGTTGactttgaaactgaaagTATCGCCGATAACTTTGCCAAGTTTGTTTGGGAGCCAGCCCTAGTAAAGATCAACGAACTGACTAGTGCTACTGAAGCTACTAATTTGATTCTGTCGGTGGATGAAACAATCACAAATAAGGAAAGCGCAGGccctgctgctggtatGATGCCACCTCAAGGTGGCAGAGGCAGAGGAATGCCCATGCAGTGA